A window from Candidatus Krumholzibacteriota bacterium encodes these proteins:
- a CDS encoding ParA family protein produces MHQSETAAFLNQKGGVGKTTSVANVGAGLTILGKRVLIVDLDPQSHLTTFLGIETHEINKTIYDVMSGKAHAREAIITRPLRARISIEGNISRLSLSVIPSSLDLERGEAVLANKVDREYLLRKAISGVSEDYDYILFDCSPSLGLVSTNALAASKRVFIPLQTEHLALKSLENLILRIESVMTELNTNLVIGGLIATRFDGRKVLNRAVLESLKEHYGALLLDTVIRENIALAESPRYGKDIFSHRPRSYGMEDYLNLSLEIMGRIASADRLFSVKRGVITRDSDRCAAGLTF; encoded by the coding sequence ATGCATCAGTCAGAAACCGCAGCATTTCTCAACCAAAAAGGCGGTGTCGGTAAAACAACGTCGGTTGCTAATGTGGGGGCGGGATTAACGATACTGGGGAAAAGGGTTCTTATCGTAGACCTTGATCCCCAAAGTCATCTTACAACTTTTTTAGGTATCGAAACACACGAAATAAATAAAACAATATACGATGTAATGAGCGGAAAAGCTCATGCGCGTGAAGCGATAATCACCCGGCCGCTAAGAGCGCGTATATCCATAGAAGGTAATATTTCGCGTTTGTCTCTTTCGGTTATTCCTTCAAGCCTCGACTTAGAACGGGGCGAGGCAGTTTTGGCAAACAAAGTAGACAGGGAGTATTTACTCAGAAAAGCAATTTCCGGAGTAAGCGAAGATTATGACTACATTCTCTTCGACTGCTCTCCAAGTCTGGGATTAGTTTCAACCAACGCCCTGGCAGCTTCCAAAAGGGTATTTATACCGCTTCAGACGGAGCACCTTGCACTTAAGAGTCTGGAAAATCTGATATTAAGAATAGAATCTGTTATGACGGAGTTGAACACGAACCTGGTTATAGGCGGGTTGATAGCTACTCGTTTTGACGGCAGAAAAGTGTTGAACCGCGCCGTTCTGGAAAGCTTGAAGGAACACTACGGCGCTTTGCTTCTTGATACTGTGATACGGGAGAATATTGCCCTGGCTGAATCGCCGCGTTACGGAAAGGATATATTCAGTCACCGTCCGAGAAGTTACGGTATGGAGGACTACCTTAATCTTTCGCTCGAAATTATGGGCAGAATAGCTTCCGCGGACAGGCTTTTCTCTGTAAAGCGCGGTGTTATAACAAGAGATTCGGATAGATGCGCGGCCGGGTTAACATTCTAA
- the ispG gene encoding flavodoxin-dependent (E)-4-hydroxy-3-methylbut-2-enyl-diphosphate synthase: MNKASLPERITAERRKTRKVYYGNIPVGGDAPISIQSMSTRAAKEKDAVLKEFNELASAGCEIARVSVKDQDDIEVIGDICKQSPIPVIADIHFDFKLAVRSAGKGVAGLRINPGNIGGREKVREVARAAEDSGIPIRVGVNSGSLQKNLLSLYRTDPARALFESAAGSLEMMESIGFENLLFSIKSSDPAINVDANRLFASACDYPIHIGVTEAGPVLSGATRSTVSLTLLLSEGIGDTLRVSLSGDPVNEVIVASALLSSLRLREDASEVISCPTCGRAHLDVLKIANLLEREMLSRRGPITVAVMGCEVNGPGEAKEADVGIAGTAGGAVLFAKGKKQKVLRGNYLDALLREIDKVISDRDKGKRQE; the protein is encoded by the coding sequence ATGAATAAAGCGTCTTTACCGGAAAGAATTACAGCGGAAAGAAGAAAGACCAGGAAGGTATATTACGGAAATATCCCCGTTGGAGGAGATGCCCCTATCTCTATTCAATCGATGAGCACTCGAGCCGCAAAAGAGAAGGACGCCGTATTGAAGGAATTTAACGAACTTGCCTCAGCTGGATGCGAGATTGCACGGGTGTCTGTTAAAGATCAGGACGACATAGAGGTTATAGGGGATATATGTAAACAAAGCCCCATTCCGGTTATTGCCGATATTCATTTTGATTTCAAGCTTGCCGTGCGGTCCGCCGGGAAGGGGGTTGCCGGGCTGAGGATCAATCCAGGAAATATAGGGGGAAGAGAGAAAGTAAGAGAAGTAGCCCGCGCCGCGGAAGATTCCGGAATTCCTATAAGAGTGGGGGTTAATTCCGGGAGTCTGCAGAAAAACCTGTTGTCCCTCTACAGGACAGATCCGGCAAGGGCTTTGTTTGAAAGCGCGGCCGGGTCTCTTGAAATGATGGAAAGCATCGGATTTGAAAACCTGCTTTTCAGTATAAAATCCTCAGATCCGGCGATTAATGTCGACGCGAACAGACTCTTTGCTTCAGCTTGCGACTACCCCATTCATATAGGAGTCACTGAAGCGGGACCTGTTCTAAGCGGGGCTACAAGATCGACTGTTTCGCTGACTCTGCTTCTCTCTGAAGGTATAGGAGATACTTTGAGAGTTTCTCTTTCGGGTGACCCGGTAAATGAAGTAATCGTAGCTTCGGCTCTGCTTTCCTCTCTTCGGCTCAGGGAGGATGCCTCTGAGGTAATATCCTGCCCAACATGCGGAAGGGCACATCTGGATGTTTTAAAGATAGCGAACCTTCTGGAAAGAGAGATGCTTTCGAGGCGGGGCCCGATAACTGTAGCTGTGATGGGGTGTGAGGTTAACGGCCCCGGAGAGGCGAAAGAGGCGGATGTTGGTATAGCGGGTACTGCCGGCGGAGCGGTGCTTTTTGCTAAGGGAAAGAAACAAAAGGTGTTAAGGGGAAATTATTTAGACGCCCTTCTTCGGGAGATTGATAAGGTGATAAGTGACCGGGATAAAGGGAAGCGTCAGGAATAA
- the selB gene encoding selenocysteine-specific translation elongation factor — MKNIIIGTAGHVDHGKTEIVRALTGRETDRLREEKSRGISIVLGFAPIDLGEGIRAGIIDVPGHEKFIKNMVSGAVGVDLVIFVIAADEGVMLQTREHFEVLRMLGVENGIVVITKVDLADPELIGIVESEAADLIKNTPLENSPIVRTSIVSGEGLDELKQALTDKAGGINKKRRGSFFRMPVDRVFSKTGIGTIVTGSAWSGRAASGDELVVEPPGKKVRVREVQSFDDSLEKSSSGMRVALALHGVKSNEISIGNQILTPGKLEVSSMVNASVEVGMIPASRIKNRQRLRFHHAAGEIMCRAVLLDREELGKGIKGFVQLRLEKPAAAMRGDRFVLRTYSPMRVVGGGMILDPLPAKTKNFSEDLIEELKILKDGSNKEIVEMLINREGKRGMLPGSIEKFGIDPKEIDAVTGELESKGNIYRIGRLLVSSRNVTEKENELKTVLESFLKENNLIWGMDKEELRARLRLDSNQLFDFILEKGRDEGRLFSREGLVRYGSAERTLSADEENSLMKLEKLILSGGFEFPSEKKLAGEYKIELLAGYLHILRERKSVVRIKEAGYIHSEYISKIVGILRDHFADNNELDIGEFKKMLGVSRKFAVPILEHLDGAGYTKRVGNRRIAGPELAGVEEK; from the coding sequence TTGAAGAATATTATAATTGGAACAGCCGGGCATGTGGACCACGGTAAAACAGAAATAGTAAGGGCTCTGACCGGAAGAGAAACCGACCGTCTTAGAGAAGAAAAATCAAGGGGTATTTCGATTGTGCTCGGGTTCGCGCCGATTGATCTGGGTGAGGGGATAAGGGCCGGTATAATAGATGTTCCGGGACACGAGAAATTTATCAAGAATATGGTTTCGGGCGCCGTGGGAGTGGACCTTGTAATATTTGTTATCGCCGCTGATGAAGGTGTGATGCTTCAGACAAGAGAACATTTTGAAGTGTTGAGAATGCTTGGTGTTGAAAACGGCATAGTCGTTATTACAAAAGTTGATTTAGCTGATCCGGAGCTTATCGGGATAGTTGAAAGTGAAGCGGCGGATCTTATAAAAAACACCCCTCTTGAAAATTCTCCTATCGTCCGCACATCGATTGTTTCGGGTGAGGGGCTCGATGAATTGAAACAGGCGCTAACTGATAAAGCCGGCGGGATTAACAAAAAGAGAAGAGGCTCTTTCTTTAGGATGCCCGTCGACAGGGTGTTCTCAAAAACGGGCATCGGTACCATAGTAACCGGCAGCGCCTGGAGCGGGAGGGCGGCTTCAGGAGACGAGCTTGTAGTTGAACCGCCGGGGAAAAAGGTCAGAGTCAGGGAAGTTCAAAGTTTCGACGATTCCCTTGAGAAAAGCAGCAGCGGTATGCGGGTGGCGCTGGCCCTCCACGGTGTTAAATCAAATGAAATTTCAATAGGAAACCAGATCCTGACACCCGGAAAACTGGAAGTATCCAGCATGGTTAACGCGTCCGTGGAAGTTGGTATGATACCCGCTTCGAGAATAAAGAACAGGCAGCGGCTGAGGTTCCATCACGCCGCGGGCGAGATAATGTGCAGGGCTGTTCTGCTTGACAGAGAAGAGCTGGGAAAGGGGATCAAAGGGTTCGTTCAGCTAAGACTCGAGAAGCCCGCCGCGGCAATGAGGGGGGACAGGTTTGTGCTTAGAACATATTCGCCGATGCGTGTGGTTGGAGGCGGGATGATTCTTGATCCTCTGCCGGCTAAAACAAAAAACTTCAGCGAGGATCTTATAGAAGAATTGAAGATATTAAAGGATGGAAGCAATAAGGAAATAGTAGAGATGCTGATTAACAGAGAGGGGAAAAGGGGAATGTTGCCGGGAAGTATCGAAAAATTCGGCATTGACCCTAAGGAAATAGACGCGGTTACGGGAGAACTTGAAAGCAAAGGAAATATTTATAGAATTGGAAGGCTTCTTGTCAGCTCCCGCAATGTGACGGAGAAGGAAAATGAACTTAAAACTGTTCTTGAAAGCTTTCTGAAAGAAAATAATTTAATATGGGGTATGGATAAGGAAGAGCTTAGAGCGAGACTTCGATTGGACAGTAATCAGCTCTTTGATTTTATTTTGGAAAAAGGCCGGGATGAAGGGCGGCTGTTTTCCAGGGAAGGGTTGGTAAGATACGGCAGCGCCGAGAGAACCCTGTCGGCGGATGAAGAAAACTCCCTTATGAAGTTAGAAAAGCTGATTTTGTCGGGAGGTTTTGAATTTCCGTCGGAAAAGAAGCTCGCTGGAGAATATAAAATAGAATTGCTGGCAGGATATTTACATATTCTCCGCGAGAGAAAATCAGTAGTTAGAATCAAAGAGGCGGGATATATACACTCTGAATATATTAGTAAAATTGTCGGTATTTTAAGAGATCATTTTGCGGATAATAATGAACTCGATATAGGTGAATTCAAGAAAATGTTAGGAGTTTCCCGTAAATTCGCCGTACCGATTCTTGAGCATCTCGATGGAGCGGGATATACAAAAAGAGTCGGGAACAGAAGAATCGCTGGGCCTGAACTCGCGGGAGTGGAAGAAAAATGA
- the murA gene encoding UDP-N-acetylglucosamine 1-carboxyvinyltransferase translates to MDSFVIRGPSRLEGGVDVSGAKNAMLPLMAATILTEGRCVLENVPDLRDTATMSELLEGLGVDIDFKGSRLVIDASKIESEEAPYKVVRTMRASIYVLAPLVARCGHARVSLPGGCAWGPRPIDLHLKGLMALGTKIEIDHGYIEAYTEELHGADIVLSVPSVGATVNIMMAAVLARGATTIENAAREPEIVNLAEALRKSGAKINGEGTSRIEIEGVENLSPFNCRVIPDRIEAGTFAAAAVVTGGRIEIRKCNPDHMHAILDKLSECGAEIDIYENRIVVEAPEKIRSVEVETGFYPSFPTDMQAQMMSALCLADGASSVVEHIYPDRFTHVPELKRLGADINIDGRVAIVNGVEELAGAPVMATDIRASSALILAGMAARGKTKVLRVYHIDRGYERIEEKLASLGADITRVGD, encoded by the coding sequence ATGGACAGTTTTGTTATAAGAGGACCCAGCAGACTTGAAGGGGGCGTGGATGTGAGCGGCGCTAAAAACGCGATGCTTCCACTTATGGCCGCCACGATTCTAACCGAGGGCAGATGTGTGCTGGAAAATGTTCCTGATCTTAGGGATACCGCGACTATGTCAGAACTTCTTGAGGGATTAGGGGTAGATATTGATTTTAAGGGATCAAGACTTGTTATAGACGCTTCTAAAATCGAATCGGAGGAAGCTCCCTATAAGGTGGTTAGAACTATGAGGGCGTCTATCTACGTGCTGGCCCCTTTAGTCGCGCGATGCGGGCATGCCAGAGTTTCTCTTCCCGGAGGTTGCGCTTGGGGGCCCAGGCCGATTGATCTGCATCTTAAGGGACTTATGGCTCTCGGAACAAAGATCGAGATAGATCATGGTTATATCGAAGCTTACACCGAGGAGCTTCATGGAGCGGATATTGTACTTTCTGTTCCAAGTGTCGGAGCAACGGTGAATATTATGATGGCGGCGGTCCTTGCCCGGGGAGCGACAACAATAGAGAACGCGGCCCGCGAACCGGAAATAGTCAATCTTGCCGAAGCCTTGAGAAAATCAGGAGCAAAAATTAATGGAGAAGGAACATCGAGAATCGAAATAGAAGGGGTTGAGAATTTATCTCCGTTTAACTGCAGGGTGATTCCCGACAGGATCGAGGCGGGGACATTCGCCGCGGCCGCGGTCGTTACCGGAGGGAGAATAGAGATTAGAAAGTGTAATCCGGATCATATGCACGCGATTCTTGATAAACTCTCAGAATGCGGGGCTGAAATTGATATTTACGAAAACAGGATTGTAGTTGAAGCGCCTGAAAAGATCAGATCAGTTGAAGTGGAGACGGGTTTTTATCCTTCATTTCCAACGGATATGCAGGCGCAGATGATGTCTGCCCTATGTCTCGCGGATGGAGCGAGTTCAGTGGTTGAACATATTTATCCGGACAGGTTCACTCATGTGCCTGAGCTTAAAAGGCTGGGGGCGGATATAAATATTGACGGCAGAGTCGCGATTGTAAACGGGGTCGAAGAACTCGCGGGCGCGCCCGTAATGGCCACGGATATAAGGGCTAGTTCTGCTTTGATTCTCGCGGGGATGGCCGCACGGGGTAAAACAAAGGTGCTGAGGGTATATCATATTGACAGGGGATACGAAAGGATAGAAGAAAAACTCGCGTCGCTGGGGGCGGATATTACCAGGGTGGGAGATTGA
- the prmC gene encoding peptide chain release factor N(5)-glutamine methyltransferase, with protein sequence MEKGRLKGSMPPKVMDAVKLSEEYLAKRGIESPRLSAEYLLAKARGCTRMDLYLDFDTVLDQRELKIYRADLLKRSKHFPLQYILGETEFFSIPFRVREGVFIPRPETELLIERTEEMLGDRSSVRFLEFGLGTGVISGTLARRHEGWRGVGFDVSRRAVELARENFDLLGVSGRIQPFVASTFDSLDERHKFDLLISNPPYIPTDEIDSLQREVSCYENRTALDGGNEGKDFYPVLINAGLSHLNNGGVLAVEIGNNLAAYVESVCEMSGYERIETAKDFNGLDRVVTAVYAGS encoded by the coding sequence GTGGAAAAAGGGCGGCTTAAAGGCAGTATGCCGCCGAAGGTGATGGACGCGGTTAAGCTATCAGAAGAATACCTTGCTAAGCGCGGCATAGAATCACCTCGATTGAGCGCCGAATATCTTTTGGCGAAAGCCAGGGGCTGTACAAGAATGGATCTATATCTTGATTTTGACACCGTTCTTGATCAGAGAGAACTGAAAATTTACCGCGCGGATCTATTAAAAAGGTCGAAACATTTTCCGCTTCAATACATTCTCGGCGAAACTGAATTCTTCTCTATTCCGTTTCGTGTGCGTGAAGGAGTGTTTATACCGAGGCCGGAAACAGAATTGCTGATAGAACGGACCGAAGAGATGCTGGGGGATAGATCCTCTGTCCGTTTTCTTGAATTTGGGCTTGGAACAGGTGTTATATCCGGCACTCTGGCCCGGAGGCACGAGGGCTGGCGGGGTGTCGGGTTTGATGTTTCCCGCCGAGCAGTTGAATTGGCAAGAGAGAATTTCGATCTTCTGGGAGTTTCCGGGCGGATACAACCCTTCGTTGCCTCAACATTCGATTCTCTGGATGAGAGGCATAAATTTGATCTTCTGATATCCAACCCTCCATATATACCAACGGATGAAATTGATTCCCTTCAGAGGGAAGTTTCCTGCTATGAAAACAGAACAGCCCTCGATGGCGGGAATGAAGGAAAGGACTTCTATCCCGTTTTAATCAATGCCGGACTTTCTCATTTAAATAACGGCGGGGTTTTAGCCGTTGAAATAGGGAATAATCTGGCCGCTTACGTCGAGAGCGTTTGTGAGATGTCAGGTTACGAAAGAATTGAAACAGCAAAAGATTTTAACGGGCTTGACCGCGTAGTGACAGCGGTATATGCCGGCAGCTAG
- the prfA gene encoding peptide chain release factor 1 has translation MNNKKRYDTILDRFDQITRQMADPEVIRNQSVYRDLAVERSNLEEAVAEIKNYFELEKRMQEDKEVVENSDDAELVEFAEMEIVEIKEDIKKLEKEINLLLIPKDPDDSRNTIFEIRAGTGGNEAAIFVGDLARMYRLYAEKHKWKLDFMGSHPSEAGGFKELIFMLSGRQAFGKLKFESGVHRVQRVPETESGGRIHTSAVTVAVLPEAKEIDIKIDQKDLKIDVFRASGPGGQSVNMTDSAVRITHIPSGLVVSCQDEKSQHKNRDKALKVLRARLFEKAKKERDRKRAKKRKSMVGSGDRSAKIRTYNYPQGRVSDHRINFTTHNLKSVMDGDLDEIIEALLLAEREKKLSEEIEKTREKS, from the coding sequence ATGAACAACAAAAAAAGGTACGACACTATTCTCGATCGTTTCGATCAGATAACGCGGCAGATGGCTGATCCGGAAGTAATAAGAAATCAGTCAGTCTACCGCGACCTAGCCGTGGAAAGAAGCAACCTGGAAGAAGCTGTTGCTGAGATAAAGAACTATTTTGAGCTTGAAAAAAGGATGCAAGAAGATAAAGAAGTAGTTGAAAATTCTGACGACGCGGAACTTGTTGAATTCGCTGAAATGGAAATAGTTGAAATTAAAGAGGATATAAAGAAACTTGAGAAGGAGATCAATTTACTGCTTATACCTAAAGATCCTGATGATTCAAGAAACACTATTTTCGAGATAAGAGCCGGCACGGGAGGCAATGAAGCGGCGATTTTTGTCGGAGACCTCGCGAGGATGTATCGTTTGTATGCTGAGAAACACAAATGGAAACTCGATTTTATGGGCAGCCACCCTTCGGAAGCGGGTGGTTTCAAGGAATTGATTTTCATGCTGAGCGGCAGACAAGCATTTGGAAAGTTGAAATTTGAGAGCGGTGTGCATAGGGTGCAGAGAGTTCCCGAAACTGAATCAGGGGGCCGGATACATACTTCGGCGGTTACAGTCGCGGTGCTGCCGGAGGCTAAGGAAATAGATATTAAAATTGATCAGAAAGATTTGAAGATCGATGTCTTCAGAGCGAGCGGGCCCGGAGGGCAGAGTGTCAATATGACCGATTCAGCTGTAAGGATTACGCATATCCCTTCAGGGCTGGTTGTCAGCTGCCAGGACGAAAAATCACAGCATAAAAACAGAGACAAGGCTTTGAAGGTTCTAAGAGCAAGGCTTTTCGAAAAGGCAAAGAAGGAACGGGATAGAAAAAGAGCGAAGAAGAGAAAGAGTATGGTCGGGTCCGGAGACAGAAGCGCTAAAATAAGAACTTACAATTATCCTCAGGGAAGAGTAAGTGATCACAGGATCAACTTTACAACACATAATCTAAAAAGTGTAATGGATGGAGATCTTGATGAAATAATCGAAGCGTTATTATTAGCGGAAAGAGAAAAGAAATTAAGTGAAGAGATAGAAAAAACCCGTGAAAAGAGTTAG
- the rpmE gene encoding 50S ribosomal protein L31: MKKDIHPDYKKTTITCVCGNVIETRSTKEDIHVEICSSCHPFFTGKQKLVDTAGRVERFHRKYGDYRKKQADGKKK; this comes from the coding sequence ATGAAAAAAGATATTCACCCTGACTATAAGAAAACTACGATCACCTGTGTTTGCGGTAATGTTATCGAGACCCGTTCCACAAAGGAAGATATACACGTGGAAATTTGCTCATCTTGTCATCCCTTTTTCACAGGAAAGCAGAAACTTGTAGATACAGCGGGACGCGTGGAAAGATTTCACCGTAAATATGGCGATTACAGAAAAAAACAAGCGGACGGTAAGAAGAAATAA
- the rho gene encoding transcription termination factor Rho codes for MDIVELKSKKIEELMKIAEDLEISEASSLRRQEIMFKILAAQAKQNGHIFNEGVLQVLPEKYGFLRSPSYNYLPGPDDIYVSPSQIKKFSLRTGDTIYGQVRPPKDSERYFALLRVEAVNGEEPKQNKKKTLFDNLTPLYPEEMINLEYDPKDLSARLMNLLTPIGKGQRALIVAPPRTGKTILLQKIAHAITANHPEIVLIVLLIDERPEEVTDMKRSVHGEVVSSTFDEPADRHVHVADMVIQKSKCLVEHGKDVVILLDSITRLARAHNTVVPHSGKILSGGVDSNALQRPKRFFGAARNTEEQGSLTIVATALIETGSRMDEVIFEEFKGTGNLEIQLDRRLADKRVWPAIDIFRSGTRKEELLLDDKVINKVYILRKFLSDKTCVEAMEFLLEKIKKTKSNAGFLKSMNT; via the coding sequence ATGGATATAGTAGAACTGAAAAGCAAGAAAATTGAAGAATTAATGAAAATTGCCGAAGATCTGGAGATAAGTGAGGCCAGCAGTCTTCGCAGACAGGAAATAATGTTCAAAATTCTTGCGGCTCAAGCCAAACAAAACGGACATATTTTTAATGAAGGAGTGCTGCAGGTTCTACCGGAAAAGTACGGTTTTCTTAGATCCCCTTCGTACAATTATCTTCCCGGGCCTGATGATATATACGTTTCGCCTTCACAGATAAAAAAGTTTTCCCTGCGTACCGGGGATACTATCTACGGACAGGTCAGACCCCCGAAAGATTCTGAAAGATATTTTGCTCTATTGAGAGTTGAGGCTGTAAATGGAGAGGAACCCAAACAAAATAAGAAGAAGACACTCTTTGATAATTTAACGCCGCTTTATCCCGAGGAGATGATTAATCTGGAATATGATCCTAAGGATCTTTCCGCTCGACTTATGAATCTTCTTACTCCAATCGGGAAAGGGCAGAGGGCTCTTATCGTAGCTCCGCCCAGAACGGGAAAGACGATACTGCTTCAGAAAATCGCGCACGCCATAACGGCAAATCATCCTGAGATTGTCTTGATTGTTCTATTGATTGATGAACGTCCCGAAGAAGTAACTGATATGAAACGCTCTGTTCACGGAGAAGTAGTCAGTTCAACCTTTGATGAACCGGCGGACAGACATGTCCACGTGGCTGATATGGTTATTCAGAAATCAAAATGCCTCGTTGAACACGGGAAAGATGTTGTTATTCTGCTCGATAGTATTACCAGGCTGGCCAGAGCGCATAATACAGTCGTCCCGCACTCTGGAAAGATATTATCCGGCGGTGTTGACTCAAACGCGCTGCAGAGACCGAAACGTTTCTTTGGCGCGGCGAGAAACACAGAGGAACAGGGAAGTCTGACTATTGTCGCGACAGCTCTTATTGAAACCGGAAGCAGGATGGACGAAGTTATTTTTGAAGAGTTTAAAGGAACCGGTAATCTTGAGATACAGCTTGACAGAAGGCTGGCTGACAAGAGGGTTTGGCCCGCGATAGATATTTTCCGTTCGGGAACAAGAAAAGAGGAACTGCTTCTTGACGATAAAGTGATAAATAAGGTTTATATATTAAGGAAATTCCTAAGCGACAAAACCTGCGTTGAAGCCATGGAGTTCCTCCTTGAAAAGATAAAGAAAACAAAAAGCAATGCCGGATTTCTTAAGTCGATGAACACATAA
- a CDS encoding tetratricopeptide repeat protein produces MRKSLFLVAAVLIVIGGLYGCKSVETTSAMLHNQTQSYDKAIKSAKLGLEKNPNDAEAYYQLGYSYSKKDSMRLAYENFTKAAELDPNKKKLVEDNIKSNWAGHYNNGLSEYQLGNLKGAVKEFDKATNADPRRLKSWLRLVTIAFTLSDEDSVYLEKSYEATDSLRLRLDKEHEDYTNALSIIGRIEADRGNIDRAAESFEALIDEDPTKVKSIEGTGEDFRAKGEWAKAAKFYEIAVDAYERSGEENYAVYHNLGLVYRKQKKFHKAIVAYESAHRVKPKDKMAAYSLLLTYYQAKLFDQAIMFGEEYTQKIAPGDPKGWQILSLAYKEKGFKIKAEETFRKYLEVQKNEG; encoded by the coding sequence ATGAGAAAGTCATTATTTTTAGTTGCCGCTGTCCTTATTGTGATTGGCGGTCTATATGGCTGCAAGAGCGTAGAGACGACAAGCGCTATGCTGCATAATCAGACTCAAAGTTACGACAAGGCTATAAAGAGCGCTAAACTTGGCTTGGAGAAAAACCCTAATGACGCTGAAGCGTATTATCAGCTGGGATATTCTTATAGTAAGAAGGACAGCATGAGACTGGCCTATGAAAATTTTACAAAAGCGGCGGAGCTTGATCCCAACAAAAAAAAACTTGTGGAAGATAATATAAAATCGAATTGGGCAGGGCATTATAATAACGGATTAAGCGAGTATCAGCTTGGCAACTTGAAAGGCGCTGTTAAAGAATTTGATAAAGCTACTAACGCTGATCCGAGAAGGTTAAAGAGTTGGTTGAGGCTTGTAACGATTGCCTTTACACTTTCTGATGAGGATTCTGTTTATCTGGAAAAAAGCTATGAAGCAACTGATTCGTTGCGGCTGCGCCTGGATAAAGAACATGAGGATTATACGAACGCGCTTTCCATTATCGGGAGGATTGAAGCTGATCGGGGCAATATAGACAGGGCTGCCGAGAGTTTCGAAGCTCTAATTGATGAGGATCCGACCAAGGTTAAAAGTATCGAGGGTACCGGAGAGGATTTCCGCGCAAAAGGAGAATGGGCGAAAGCGGCTAAGTTTTATGAAATTGCCGTTGACGCGTATGAAAGAAGCGGCGAGGAAAATTACGCTGTTTACCATAATCTCGGCCTTGTCTATCGCAAGCAGAAAAAGTTTCATAAGGCTATCGTAGCTTACGAAAGTGCTCACAGGGTCAAGCCGAAAGACAAAATGGCCGCTTATAGTCTTCTTTTGACATACTATCAGGCGAAGTTGTTTGATCAGGCTATAATGTTTGGAGAAGAATATACGCAAAAGATAGCGCCGGGAGATCCGAAAGGATGGCAGATTCTAAGTCTCGCGTATAAGGAAAAAGGGTTCAAGATAAAAGCGGAAGAAACCTTTAGAAAATATCTTGAGGTCCAGAAGAATGAAGGATAA